A part of Leifsonia xyli subsp. xyli str. CTCB07 genomic DNA contains:
- the secA gene encoding preprotein translocase subunit SecA, whose amino-acid sequence MASVLEKVLRVGEGRVLRRLEAYAKAVSALEDDFSALADDELMHETVELRERYSKGESLDDLLPEAFAAVREASKRTLGMRHFDVQIMGGAALHLGNIAEMKTGEGKTLVATTAAYLNAITSRGVHVITVNDYLASYQSELMGRVFRALGMTTGVILAGQTPEERREQYAADITYGTNNEFGFDYLRDNMAWQASDMVQRGHYFAIVDEVDSILIDEARTPLIISGPSSGEANRWFNEFANLAKRLEPQVDYEVDEKKRTVGVLESGIEKVEDYLGIDNLYESANTPLISFLNNAIKANALFKRDKDYVVMNGEVLIVDEHTGRILVGRRYNEGIHQAIEAKEGVEVRAENQTLATVTLQNYFRLYKKLSGMTGTAETEAAEFMSTYKLGVVPIPTNKPMQRIDQDDLIYKNEKAKFDQVVEDIAKRHEKGQPVLVGTTSVEKSEYLSRLLAKKGVRHEVLNAKNHAREAAIVAQAGRLGSVTVATNMAGRGTDIMLGGNAEFIAVAEMNARGLSPVQTPEEYEAAWDQVFGVVKATVAGEAEEVIKAGGLYVLGTERHESRRIDNQLRGRSGRQGDPGESRFYLSLTDDLMRLFNAGAAESLMGRTSVPDDMAIESKVVSRAIRSAQSQVEARNAEIRKNVLKYDDVLNRQREAIYGDRRHILEGDDLHERVQTFLTEVVDDILDQHTGEGSGDDWDFDALWAELKTLYPVGVSIDEVIAEAGNKGRINRDFMRREILSDARIAYKSREESLGETAMRELERRVVLSVIDRRWRDHLYEMDYLKDGIGLRAMAQRDPLVEYQREGYAMFQQMMGAIREETIGFLFNLEVEVNQAPNGVESSAVAAKGLARGDSEARLSYSAPGERGEVEVRNQRGQIEQAATARAQQHSSAAVAAPEQGATQRGAFGQRVSAADDAAPANRAERRAQKKPTKRH is encoded by the coding sequence GTGGCCTCAGTTCTTGAAAAGGTTCTCCGTGTCGGCGAGGGCCGCGTCCTCCGGCGCCTGGAGGCGTACGCGAAAGCGGTCAGCGCCCTGGAAGACGATTTCAGCGCCTTGGCCGACGACGAGCTCATGCATGAGACCGTCGAGCTCCGCGAGCGCTACAGCAAGGGCGAGTCGCTGGACGATCTTCTCCCGGAGGCGTTCGCCGCCGTCCGCGAGGCCTCGAAGCGCACCCTCGGGATGCGGCACTTCGATGTGCAGATCATGGGCGGTGCCGCCCTCCACCTGGGCAACATCGCCGAGATGAAAACCGGTGAGGGCAAGACGCTCGTCGCCACAACGGCCGCGTACCTGAACGCGATCACCAGCCGCGGCGTCCACGTCATCACGGTGAATGACTACCTCGCGAGTTACCAATCCGAGCTGATGGGCCGGGTGTTCCGCGCGCTCGGGATGACGACTGGCGTCATCCTCGCCGGGCAGACTCCCGAGGAGCGCCGCGAGCAGTACGCCGCCGACATCACCTACGGCACGAACAACGAGTTCGGCTTCGATTACCTGCGCGACAACATGGCGTGGCAGGCGAGCGACATGGTGCAGCGCGGCCACTATTTCGCGATCGTGGACGAGGTGGACTCCATCCTCATCGACGAGGCTCGCACGCCGCTCATCATCTCCGGTCCGTCCTCGGGCGAGGCCAACCGCTGGTTCAACGAGTTCGCCAACCTCGCGAAGCGCCTCGAGCCGCAGGTCGACTACGAGGTGGACGAGAAGAAGCGCACGGTCGGCGTGCTGGAGTCCGGCATCGAGAAGGTCGAGGACTACCTGGGTATCGACAACCTCTACGAGTCGGCGAACACCCCGCTCATCTCCTTCCTCAACAACGCCATCAAGGCGAACGCCCTGTTCAAACGCGACAAGGACTACGTCGTGATGAACGGCGAGGTGCTCATCGTGGACGAGCACACCGGCCGCATCCTGGTCGGTCGTCGCTACAACGAGGGCATCCACCAGGCGATCGAGGCGAAGGAGGGAGTGGAGGTCAGGGCCGAGAACCAGACGCTCGCGACTGTCACCCTTCAGAACTACTTCCGTCTCTACAAGAAGCTCTCCGGGATGACCGGCACCGCCGAGACTGAGGCCGCCGAGTTCATGAGCACCTACAAGCTCGGTGTGGTCCCGATCCCGACGAACAAGCCGATGCAGCGCATCGACCAGGACGACCTCATCTACAAGAACGAGAAGGCGAAGTTCGACCAGGTGGTCGAAGACATCGCCAAGCGCCACGAGAAGGGCCAGCCTGTCCTCGTCGGCACCACGAGCGTCGAAAAAAGCGAGTACCTCTCGCGCCTGCTCGCCAAGAAGGGCGTCCGCCATGAGGTCCTGAACGCCAAGAACCACGCCCGAGAGGCCGCAATCGTCGCGCAGGCGGGCCGTCTCGGCTCGGTGACCGTCGCCACGAACATGGCCGGTCGTGGCACCGACATCATGCTCGGCGGGAACGCCGAGTTTATCGCTGTCGCCGAGATGAACGCGCGCGGTCTCTCGCCCGTGCAGACGCCCGAGGAGTACGAAGCCGCCTGGGACCAGGTGTTCGGCGTGGTCAAAGCCACGGTCGCCGGGGAAGCCGAGGAAGTCATCAAGGCCGGTGGCCTGTACGTGCTCGGCACCGAGCGCCACGAGTCGCGCCGCATCGACAACCAGCTGCGCGGTCGATCGGGGCGTCAGGGCGACCCCGGCGAGAGCCGGTTCTACCTGTCGCTGACCGACGACCTGATGCGCCTGTTCAACGCGGGCGCGGCCGAGAGCCTCATGGGCCGTACCAGCGTCCCGGACGACATGGCGATTGAATCCAAGGTTGTCAGCCGTGCCATCCGCAGCGCGCAGTCGCAGGTGGAGGCGCGGAACGCCGAGATCCGCAAGAACGTCCTCAAGTACGACGATGTTCTGAATCGCCAGCGCGAGGCGATCTACGGCGACCGCCGTCACATCCTTGAGGGCGACGACCTGCACGAGCGCGTGCAGACGTTCCTCACCGAGGTGGTGGACGACATCCTCGATCAGCACACCGGCGAGGGCAGCGGAGACGATTGGGACTTCGATGCGCTGTGGGCCGAGCTGAAGACGCTGTACCCGGTTGGCGTCAGCATCGACGAAGTCATCGCGGAGGCCGGGAACAAAGGCCGCATCAACCGCGACTTCATGCGGCGTGAGATCCTCTCCGATGCCCGGATCGCCTACAAGAGCCGCGAGGAGTCGCTCGGCGAGACCGCCATGCGCGAGCTCGAACGCCGTGTCGTGCTCTCGGTGATCGACCGTCGCTGGCGTGACCATCTCTACGAGATGGACTACCTGAAGGACGGCATCGGCTTGCGTGCGATGGCCCAGCGCGATCCCCTGGTCGAGTACCAGCGCGAGGGCTATGCGATGTTCCAGCAGATGATGGGCGCGATTCGGGAGGAGACCATCGGCTTCCTGTTCAACCTGGAGGTCGAGGTCAACCAGGCTCCCAACGGAGTCGAGTCGTCGGCCGTCGCCGCCAAGGGCCTCGCCCGTGGCGACAGCGAGGCACGTCTCAGCTATTCGGCCCCGGGCGAGCGGGGCGAGGTCGAGGTCCGCAACCAGCGCGGTCAGATTGAGCAGGCGGCGACCGCGCGGGCCCAGCAGCACAGCTCAGCCGCCGTGGCTGCGCCGGAGCAGGGGGCGACCCAGCGTGGCGCCTTCGGTCAGCGCGTCTCCGCCGCAGACGATGCCGCCCCCGCCAATCGCGCCGAGCGCCGGGCGCAGAAGAAGCCCACGAAGAGGCACTGA
- a CDS encoding DUF2871 domain-containing protein encodes MRSSFIAATVFLVLGVGSGMFFREFTKANHFQGATQLSLVHAHLLVLGFVVFLLVLILDRLFGLAYGSLFAWFFWIYNAGLLLTAGAMMAHGVLTVLGEKISAGVAGIAGIGHILLTVALVLFLVVLGRGVFAAAAHDRSAPDPQL; translated from the coding sequence ATGAGATCTTCTTTTATCGCGGCCACGGTCTTCCTCGTCCTCGGCGTGGGCTCCGGAATGTTCTTCCGAGAATTCACGAAAGCCAACCACTTCCAGGGAGCGACTCAGCTCAGCCTCGTCCACGCGCACCTGCTTGTGCTGGGGTTCGTGGTGTTCTTGCTGGTGCTGATCTTGGATCGCCTCTTCGGGCTGGCGTACGGCTCCCTGTTCGCCTGGTTCTTCTGGATCTACAACGCGGGCCTGCTGCTCACCGCCGGTGCGATGATGGCGCACGGGGTTCTGACGGTTCTCGGTGAGAAGATCAGCGCCGGAGTCGCGGGAATAGCCGGAATAGGTCACATCCTGCTGACGGTGGCGCTGGTGCTGTTCCTGGTGGTGCTCGGCCGGGGGGTGTTCGCTGCTGCTGCCCACGACCGCAGCGCTCCTGACCCACAGCTCTGA
- a CDS encoding transposase produces MSRLRRSAGKRKYTQAEREAFFVIFKESRSTTIAARELGFNPATCAQWVRKAGLASHGYTGGGMSAHPCKDEYLELRSSGLSRREAVGRVGISPNTGYLWDSRTGDAFIQMVAWSITKTGCLSLLILFSGRRCVRSKPHSTHDSSPCRSVS; encoded by the coding sequence GTGTCCCGTTTAAGGCGCAGTGCGGGGAAGAGGAAGTACACCCAGGCGGAGCGTGAAGCCTTCTTCGTCATTTTCAAGGAGTCCAGGAGTACGACGATCGCGGCGAGGGAGCTAGGGTTCAACCCCGCGACGTGCGCGCAATGGGTTCGCAAGGCGGGCCTGGCTAGTCACGGCTACACCGGCGGCGGCATGAGCGCGCACCCATGCAAGGACGAGTACCTGGAGCTGCGGAGCAGCGGGCTCTCGCGCCGCGAAGCGGTGGGACGAGTCGGAATCAGCCCGAACACGGGATACCTCTGGGACAGTCGAACGGGCGACGCATTTATCCAGATGGTCGCGTGGTCGATTACAAAGACAGGGTGCCTGTCGTTGTTGATCCTGTTCAGCGGGCGTCGATGCGTTCGCTCGAAGCCGCACTCCACCCACGATTCCTCTCCCTGCAGGAGCGTGAGCTGA
- a CDS encoding IS30 family transposase, which produces MRSLEAALHPRFLSLQERELIRDLTRAGLSLCRVAAKLGRSVSTISREIRRNQLPGEGGYHPYVAHRKAASRRPRPKATRLVRNPQLRSYVQRKLTLRWSPEQISRSLIREFPGDAEMRVAHETIYQAFYVQGRGQLRRELTMVLRTGRAKRKPHRSGAARRHRFADPMVMISDRPAEIEDRAVPGHWEGDLIIGGHRNSAIGTLVERSTRFVMLIHLPIDRTAESVRDGLISAVKTLPRELRRSITWDQGSEMAAHKSFTIATDIPVYFCDPASPWQRGSNENTNGLLRQYFPKGKGTDLARFTATDLTNVAHELNTRPRKTLGWETPAERLAKLLAS; this is translated from the coding sequence ATGCGTTCGCTCGAAGCCGCACTCCACCCACGATTCCTCTCCCTGCAGGAGCGTGAGCTGATCCGGGACCTGACCAGGGCCGGCCTTTCGTTGTGTCGGGTCGCGGCCAAGCTTGGTCGCTCGGTGTCGACGATCAGTCGAGAGATTCGCCGGAATCAGCTTCCTGGAGAGGGCGGCTACCATCCATACGTGGCGCATCGGAAAGCGGCCAGCCGCCGACCGCGACCGAAAGCCACGAGGCTGGTCCGCAATCCGCAGCTGCGCAGTTACGTTCAACGGAAGCTGACGCTACGTTGGTCGCCGGAGCAGATCAGCCGGTCGCTGATCCGCGAGTTCCCCGGCGATGCGGAGATGCGCGTGGCGCACGAGACGATCTATCAAGCCTTCTACGTGCAGGGCCGTGGACAACTCCGCCGCGAGCTCACGATGGTGCTGCGGACCGGCCGGGCCAAGCGGAAACCGCATCGTTCTGGCGCCGCTCGCAGACATCGTTTCGCGGATCCGATGGTAATGATCTCCGACCGTCCCGCCGAAATCGAGGACCGCGCCGTTCCCGGACATTGGGAAGGCGACCTCATCATCGGCGGACACCGCAACAGCGCCATCGGCACCCTCGTGGAACGCTCCACCCGGTTCGTGATGCTGATCCATCTCCCCATCGATCGCACCGCAGAATCCGTCCGGGACGGACTGATCAGCGCCGTCAAGACACTCCCACGCGAACTCCGTCGCTCGATCACCTGGGACCAGGGCTCGGAAATGGCAGCTCACAAGTCGTTCACGATAGCCACCGACATCCCGGTCTACTTCTGCGACCCCGCGAGTCCCTGGCAACGCGGCAGCAACGAGAACACCAACGGACTCCTTCGCCAATACTTCCCCAAGGGAAAGGGAACAGACCTCGCCCGATTCACCGCAACCGACCTGACGAACGTCGCCCACGAGCTCAACACCCGCCCACGCAAAACGCTCGGCTGGGAAACCCCAGCCGAACGCCTCGCTAAACTACTCGCCAGCTAA
- a CDS encoding penicillin-binding protein produces MPTSERFPDYSHLRAINERIEPLKRFELRTPRTQRRAVLQFLGLAVVAAVLTSLLLLPCFLVASVAAAVGIANFNQLPGDLKIQEFAQNSTLYAKQGGQDVPIAQFYAQNRRDVGWADIAQSVKDAAVAVEDPRFYSEGAVDLFGTVRGALSTLVGGDLQGGSSITQQYVKNVEVEKCEALTDQKKVQACYDDAAGVTVQRKLQEMRYAVGLGKKYSKKDILLGYLNVVGFGGQVYGIQAAAAYYFGVAAKDLTLSQAATLVAMVNNPANLRIDEPGNKDNGAANGYELTKERRDYVLDRMYVYQKITAADRDAAQKTPIQPAITPSSSGCAAAAHYNAAFFCDYVRDVILNDSAYGKTSDDRWGTLNRGGLKIYTTLNLDLQAVAQQSLSKYIPASRPGIDLGASTVSVELGTGRIVTMVQNRAFNNTDQPADGTTAVNYNTDEAYGGSQGFQTGSTFKAFDLAAWLEAGHSLYESVDASKHLFPMSDFSNSCGSISGPPWPVQNDEGSANRLSVISATAESVNSAFAMMATKLDLCSILKAAKSLGVHTAATGGTLNSYPSMILGTNTVSPLTMATAYAGIANGGSFCTPVAIDKVLNTDGTEHKVSPTTCTQGLSKDIAAGVDYALQGVMKNGTATSANPWDDTPVLGKTGTTDDSLQNWLVTSTTKVAQATWVGNVSGTTPLRSLSFHGIGGGNVKFSIVKPIQKALDKVYGGSDFPKPADTALYGNRISVPDVSGKTFAEARDLLQGLGLNVAPDPIPTMSYQPAGMVAGTNPAAGTLVDGGASVTIQVSSGQSLTVPPGPPTGTPTPQPTDRGGHGGDGGGNGNGGG; encoded by the coding sequence GTGCCGACCTCTGAGCGTTTCCCCGACTACTCGCATCTGCGAGCGATCAACGAGCGCATTGAGCCGCTCAAGCGGTTCGAGCTGCGGACGCCGCGGACGCAGCGCCGTGCGGTCCTGCAGTTCCTTGGCCTCGCCGTGGTCGCCGCAGTGCTTACCTCTCTCCTGCTTCTTCCCTGTTTTCTGGTGGCGAGCGTAGCGGCTGCGGTGGGCATAGCGAACTTCAACCAGCTTCCCGGTGACCTGAAGATTCAGGAGTTCGCGCAGAATTCGACCCTGTACGCGAAGCAGGGCGGGCAGGATGTGCCGATCGCGCAATTTTACGCGCAGAATCGGCGGGATGTCGGCTGGGCGGACATCGCACAGTCAGTGAAGGACGCCGCGGTCGCCGTCGAAGACCCGCGTTTCTACTCCGAAGGCGCCGTGGATCTGTTCGGCACGGTCCGCGGCGCCCTCTCGACGCTGGTGGGCGGGGATTTGCAGGGCGGTTCCTCCATCACGCAGCAGTACGTGAAGAACGTCGAGGTCGAGAAGTGCGAGGCGCTGACCGATCAGAAGAAAGTGCAGGCGTGCTACGACGACGCGGCGGGGGTGACAGTGCAGCGGAAGCTCCAGGAGATGCGCTACGCGGTCGGGCTGGGGAAGAAGTACAGCAAGAAGGACATCCTGCTGGGCTATCTGAACGTGGTCGGCTTCGGCGGGCAGGTCTATGGCATCCAGGCGGCGGCGGCCTACTACTTCGGTGTCGCGGCCAAGGACCTCACACTGTCGCAGGCCGCGACCCTGGTGGCGATGGTGAACAACCCGGCTAATCTTCGGATCGACGAGCCGGGCAACAAGGACAACGGGGCGGCCAATGGGTACGAGCTGACGAAGGAACGGCGCGACTACGTGCTCGACCGGATGTATGTGTACCAGAAGATCACTGCGGCGGATCGGGATGCGGCCCAGAAAACGCCGATCCAGCCGGCGATCACGCCGTCCAGCTCGGGGTGCGCTGCCGCGGCCCACTACAACGCGGCGTTCTTCTGCGACTACGTGCGCGATGTCATCCTCAACGACTCCGCCTACGGCAAGACGAGCGACGATCGCTGGGGCACGCTGAACCGTGGTGGTCTGAAGATCTACACGACGCTGAACCTCGACTTGCAGGCGGTGGCGCAGCAGTCGCTCAGCAAGTACATTCCCGCCTCGCGGCCGGGCATCGACCTCGGAGCGTCCACTGTCTCGGTGGAGCTCGGCACCGGGCGGATCGTGACGATGGTCCAGAACCGTGCGTTCAACAACACGGATCAGCCGGCGGACGGCACGACGGCGGTGAACTACAACACCGACGAAGCGTACGGAGGGTCGCAGGGATTCCAGACGGGATCGACTTTCAAGGCGTTCGACCTCGCGGCGTGGCTAGAAGCCGGGCATTCGCTTTACGAGAGCGTGGACGCGTCGAAGCACCTGTTTCCGATGTCCGACTTCTCGAACAGCTGTGGCAGCATCTCCGGTCCGCCCTGGCCGGTGCAGAACGACGAGGGATCGGCGAACCGTCTCTCCGTGATCTCGGCGACGGCGGAGTCGGTCAACTCGGCCTTCGCGATGATGGCGACGAAGCTCGACCTCTGCTCCATCCTGAAGGCCGCGAAATCCCTGGGCGTCCACACGGCGGCGACCGGCGGGACGCTGAACTCCTACCCGTCGATGATCCTCGGCACCAACACCGTCTCCCCGCTGACGATGGCCACCGCTTACGCGGGCATCGCAAACGGCGGCAGTTTCTGCACCCCCGTCGCCATCGACAAGGTGCTGAACACGGATGGAACCGAGCACAAAGTCAGCCCGACCACGTGTACGCAGGGTCTCAGCAAAGACATCGCCGCCGGCGTCGACTACGCGCTTCAGGGCGTGATGAAGAACGGGACGGCGACGAGCGCCAATCCCTGGGACGACACGCCGGTCCTCGGCAAGACCGGCACCACCGACGACTCTTTGCAGAACTGGCTCGTCACCTCCACCACCAAGGTCGCGCAGGCCACCTGGGTCGGCAACGTCTCCGGTACGACGCCGCTGCGGAGCCTCAGCTTCCACGGCATCGGCGGCGGCAATGTCAAGTTCTCGATCGTGAAACCCATCCAGAAGGCGCTCGACAAGGTCTACGGCGGCAGCGACTTCCCGAAGCCGGCTGACACCGCGCTCTACGGGAACAGAATCAGCGTCCCGGACGTCTCCGGCAAGACCTTCGCGGAGGCCCGGGATCTCCTCCAGGGTCTGGGGCTGAACGTGGCGCCCGACCCGATCCCGACCATGAGCTACCAGCCGGCCGGGATGGTCGCCGGTACGAACCCGGCGGCCGGGACCTTGGTGGACGGCGGGGCGTCGGTCACGATCCAGGTGAGTTCGGGACAGTCGCTGACTGTCCCGCCCGGTCCGCCCACTGGCACCCCGACACCTCAGCCGACGGACCGGGGCGGCCACGGTGGCGATGGCGGCGGCAATGGGAACGGCGGCGGGTGA
- a CDS encoding DUF5695 domain-containing protein: protein MNPDVAPDQGNEPDAKYKQWLGNVLFSYATGPGDTTVRGVGSTPWRTAWTTQSSDGRTVSATADSVTITYQNSAKDQGISGFAFTENYSFDTDGSLVWKQTVTNTSGRRLVIGDWGIPVPNNELWKGGDEIYETRTIAHSYIGKNSSSIAIGRPSGQGPSILLSSDSATGSGFEYQDRWRTQEVGDTSWAWNSSDEGSNLKGLNVYYPKSMAIQKTNRGYLESTALNLGSGRSKTLTYRIAKTTSDADRQDALYAQGSLDVAVQPGMVVPYDQQVEIGIRVKGSISSVTAKNLNDLHGLSPTTPSVSLNRTNGAYSIYRLGFERTQLSNNQVTVAYKDSAGRPRSSVLQFFVIDKPASLLNDHANFMVTRQQWTAADGLSPSDIRYGTYDDWMMNASDGSVPTSSSPPQGRRNEYNGYWGLGDDWGLTHGEFLAAKNSVLPVAGEVSSLDMYLEKAVWENLMGNTPDSPEPSYLVYDFWEQGKPGSANDTPSYRGVCLSTRLKYLLRHVPDREEVPQSGGLHPPGDLVPERRFQRVREALQRFDLVQLEHGAEGEQTTPALIAALRAEGMTSQADEVVSKMATKYSNFASSKYPYGSEYSFDNTGEEAVYTLAALNLSSDRTNALRIMRDIVAKTRATRGQTPVLYWYADPTTNLGESWWESQYSAALAGYTMDDSTERPLCKRDPMRCHRASGRSWSASTTAPSS, encoded by the coding sequence ATGAATCCCGACGTCGCCCCAGACCAGGGGAATGAGCCCGACGCCAAGTACAAGCAGTGGCTCGGGAACGTCCTCTTCTCCTACGCCACCGGTCCCGGCGACACGACTGTCAGAGGCGTCGGCTCCACCCCCTGGCGGACCGCCTGGACAACGCAGTCCTCGGACGGGCGCACGGTGAGTGCGACAGCGGATTCGGTGACGATCACGTATCAGAACTCCGCCAAAGATCAGGGCATCTCCGGATTCGCCTTCACCGAGAACTACTCCTTCGACACCGATGGCTCGCTCGTGTGGAAGCAGACCGTCACCAACACATCGGGCCGGCGGCTCGTCATCGGCGATTGGGGGATACCCGTCCCCAACAACGAACTGTGGAAGGGCGGCGACGAGATCTACGAGACGCGGACGATCGCTCACTCGTACATCGGGAAGAACAGTTCCTCTATCGCCATCGGGCGCCCGAGCGGTCAGGGTCCGTCGATCCTGCTGTCCTCCGACTCCGCGACCGGATCGGGATTCGAGTACCAGGATCGCTGGCGCACGCAGGAGGTCGGGGACACATCGTGGGCATGGAACTCCAGCGACGAGGGCTCCAACCTCAAGGGCCTCAACGTGTACTACCCGAAATCGATGGCGATCCAAAAGACCAACCGCGGATATCTGGAGTCGACCGCGTTGAACCTGGGCTCCGGGAGAAGCAAGACCTTGACCTATCGCATCGCCAAGACCACGTCGGACGCCGACCGTCAGGATGCGCTGTACGCCCAGGGTTCGCTCGATGTCGCCGTGCAGCCGGGGATGGTGGTCCCATACGACCAGCAGGTGGAGATCGGGATCCGGGTCAAAGGGTCGATCTCCTCGGTGACGGCCAAGAACCTCAACGATCTCCACGGCCTCTCGCCGACCACTCCGTCGGTAAGTCTCAACCGCACCAACGGTGCGTACTCGATCTATCGGCTCGGCTTCGAACGCACCCAACTTAGCAACAACCAGGTGACCGTCGCCTACAAAGACTCGGCGGGAAGGCCGCGGTCCTCGGTGCTGCAGTTCTTCGTCATCGACAAGCCCGCTTCGCTCCTCAACGACCACGCCAACTTCATGGTGACGAGACAGCAGTGGACTGCGGCCGATGGCCTCTCGCCGTCCGACATCCGCTATGGCACCTACGACGACTGGATGATGAACGCCTCCGATGGCTCGGTGCCAACGTCGAGCAGCCCTCCGCAGGGGCGCCGCAACGAGTACAACGGCTATTGGGGACTGGGAGACGATTGGGGCCTCACCCACGGTGAGTTCCTGGCCGCGAAGAACAGCGTTCTGCCGGTCGCCGGCGAGGTGTCATCGCTCGACATGTATCTGGAGAAGGCCGTGTGGGAGAACCTGATGGGAAACACCCCTGACAGCCCGGAACCGAGCTACCTCGTCTACGACTTCTGGGAGCAGGGCAAACCTGGTTCGGCGAATGACACGCCGAGCTACCGGGGGGTATGCCTATCCACACGTCTAAAATACCTTCTTCGGCATGTACCAGATCGAGAAGAAGTACCCCAGTCTGGTGGCCTACACCCACCCGGCGACCTGGTTCCTGAACGTCGCTTTCAACGTGTTCGAGAAGCTCTACAGCGATTCGATCTCGTACAACTGGAGCACGGGGCTGAGGGCGAGCAGACCACACCCGCTCTCATCGCCGCATTGCGGGCAGAGGGGATGACGAGCCAGGCGGACGAGGTGGTGTCGAAGATGGCGACGAAGTACAGCAACTTCGCCTCCAGCAAGTATCCCTACGGATCGGAGTACTCGTTCGACAACACCGGTGAGGAGGCCGTCTACACACTGGCCGCGTTGAACCTGAGTTCGGATCGCACGAACGCTCTGCGCATCATGCGGGACATCGTCGCGAAAACGCGGGCCACTCGCGGGCAGACGCCGGTCTTGTACTGGTACGCGGACCCGACCACGAACCTCGGGGAGAGCTGGTGGGAGTCGCAGTACAGCGCTGCCCTCGCGGGGTACACGATGGATGACTCAACCGAACGTCCGCTCTGCAAACGGGACCCGATGCGGTGTCATCGAGCCAGCGGTCGGTCATGGAGCGCCTCAACTACGGCGCCAAGCTCATGA
- a CDS encoding CGNR zinc finger domain-containing protein has protein sequence MHESTVQRVDDVELALDLANGLSQWRRGRLASSVLVHDTDVGVLVQRLPDSMRLRRLRRELRAVFAAKTLAEACGILNGMLAGAGANPVLVIGPTGRWQLRLRSTRPDPLSRTAVNTATALAELVGDESGWDGLRRCSAERCDDYFLDRSRNASRRYCSRTCANRMNARSFRRRRQGDE, from the coding sequence ATGCATGAAAGCACCGTCCAGCGAGTCGACGATGTCGAGCTGGCCCTCGACCTCGCGAATGGACTCAGCCAGTGGCGTCGCGGTCGGCTGGCGTCCTCCGTCCTCGTCCACGACACGGACGTCGGCGTCCTTGTCCAGCGTCTGCCCGACAGCATGCGGTTGCGCCGGTTGCGCCGCGAACTGCGCGCCGTGTTCGCTGCGAAGACCCTTGCGGAGGCATGCGGCATCCTGAACGGGATGCTGGCCGGCGCCGGTGCGAACCCCGTGCTCGTGATCGGTCCGACCGGACGCTGGCAGCTCCGGCTGCGAAGCACTCGTCCCGATCCTCTCTCCCGCACGGCCGTGAACACGGCGACCGCTCTGGCCGAACTGGTCGGCGACGAGAGTGGCTGGGATGGTTTGCGCCGCTGCTCCGCCGAACGCTGCGACGACTACTTCCTCGATCGCTCGCGCAATGCCTCGCGTCGCTACTGCTCCCGGACGTGCGCCAACAGGATGAACGCGCGCTCGTTCCGCCGCCGGCGGCAGGGCGACGAGTGA
- a CDS encoding DUF1905 domain-containing protein, whose translation MAGVRYEFEAELFRWAARRDLWVFARLPEEVSEEIRSQPHPQAGFGSVRVEVTLGGSRWSTSVFPESAEGAYVVAIKGTVRRREGVEIGDTVRLGVETVSSASGL comes from the coding sequence ATGGCCGGTGTGCGCTATGAATTCGAAGCGGAGCTGTTCCGATGGGCGGCCCGACGCGATCTGTGGGTGTTCGCGAGGCTCCCGGAGGAAGTGTCAGAGGAGATCCGGTCGCAGCCGCATCCACAGGCGGGATTCGGATCGGTGAGAGTCGAGGTCACGCTCGGCGGGTCGCGGTGGTCGACATCGGTGTTCCCGGAGAGCGCGGAGGGCGCGTACGTGGTAGCGATCAAGGGAACGGTGCGGCGACGGGAGGGAGTCGAGATCGGAGATACGGTGCGGTTGGGGGTGGAAACGGTTTCCTCGGCGAGCGGGCTGTGA
- a CDS encoding DUF7144 family membrane protein: protein MPKRPGSVTFVAVLAYINGVLSIVGGAIVLFVRDSMARADDTGALAGITTSAILSIVIGIVVLLVARGLLNGNTFSRAVVTIVMIISVLNGILQLLTHQLAGGVVEILWAFLVLSLLFTARANAFFHARPSN from the coding sequence TTGCCCAAACGTCCCGGTTCCGTCACTTTCGTCGCCGTGCTCGCCTACATCAACGGCGTGCTGAGCATCGTCGGCGGCGCGATCGTCTTGTTCGTGCGCGACTCGATGGCCCGGGCAGACGACACTGGTGCGCTTGCCGGCATCACGACCTCGGCGATCCTGTCGATCGTCATCGGGATCGTCGTCCTCCTCGTCGCCCGCGGTCTCCTGAACGGCAACACGTTCTCCCGCGCCGTGGTGACCATCGTCATGATCATCAGCGTTCTGAACGGCATCCTGCAACTGCTCACGCACCAGCTCGCCGGCGGTGTCGTGGAGATTCTGTGGGCGTTCCTCGTGCTGTCCCTACTGTTCACCGCTCGTGCCAATGCGTTCTTCCACGCCCGGCCATCAAACTGA